The following coding sequences are from one Limnobacter sp. SAORIC-580 window:
- the ilvC gene encoding ketol-acid reductoisomerase, whose amino-acid sequence MKVYYDKDADLSLIQKKKVSIIGYGSQGHAHAQNLRDSGVEVVVGLRKGGASWSKAEGAGLKVKEVADAVKEADVVMILLPDENIPDVYNKEVAPNIKAGAALAFAHGFNVHYNQVVPRADIDVIMIAPKGPGHTVRSEYLKGGGVPSLIAIYQDTTGNAHDIALAYAAANGGTKGGVIETNFREETETDLFGEQAVLCGGAVELVKAGFETLVEAGYAPEMAYFECLHELKLIVDLMYEGGIANMNYSISNNAEYGEYVTGQRVIADQARAAMKECLANIQNGEYAKRFILEGKTNYPEMTARRRLNAQHPIEIVGAQLRAMMPWISKNKLVDQSKN is encoded by the coding sequence ATGAAAGTTTATTACGACAAAGACGCGGATCTGTCCCTGATCCAGAAGAAGAAAGTATCCATTATTGGTTACGGTTCACAAGGCCATGCCCACGCGCAAAACCTGCGCGATTCAGGCGTTGAAGTGGTTGTTGGTCTGCGCAAGGGCGGTGCCTCCTGGTCCAAAGCCGAAGGCGCGGGCTTGAAAGTGAAAGAAGTGGCCGACGCCGTAAAAGAAGCGGATGTGGTCATGATTCTGCTGCCTGACGAAAACATTCCCGATGTCTACAACAAAGAAGTAGCCCCCAACATCAAGGCTGGTGCTGCTTTGGCATTTGCCCACGGTTTCAACGTGCATTACAACCAGGTTGTACCACGTGCAGATATCGACGTCATCATGATTGCCCCCAAAGGCCCAGGTCACACAGTACGTTCTGAGTACCTGAAAGGTGGTGGTGTACCCTCACTGATCGCAATTTACCAAGACACAACCGGCAACGCGCATGACATCGCTTTGGCCTATGCTGCAGCGAATGGCGGTACAAAAGGTGGCGTGATCGAGACCAACTTCCGCGAAGAAACAGAAACCGATTTGTTCGGTGAACAAGCCGTGTTGTGCGGCGGTGCGGTTGAGTTGGTAAAAGCTGGTTTCGAAACTTTGGTTGAAGCAGGTTATGCGCCTGAAATGGCTTACTTCGAATGCCTGCACGAGCTGAAGCTGATTGTTGACCTGATGTACGAAGGCGGCATCGCCAACATGAACTATTCCATTTCCAACAACGCGGAATATGGTGAGTATGTAACAGGCCAACGTGTAATCGCAGACCAGGCTCGCGCAGCCATGAAGGAATGTCTGGCCAATATCCAGAACGGTGAATATGCCAAGCGTTTCATTCTGGAAGGCAAAACCAACTATCCAGAAATGACAGCGCGTCGCCGTTTGAACGCACAGCACCCCATTGAAATCGTGGGTGCCCAGCTGCGCGCAATGATGCCTTGGATCAGCAAGAACAAGTTGGTTGATCAGTCCAAGAACTAA
- a CDS encoding inositol phosphate phosphatase SopB codes for MKLLTAQSRNAPAAVRNTHKKDEITENNENEADYFSACSDTSYIEELERSSSGESVSTADAIGFKLLHYQAALEVVNEILKQNSKPDANISLEEFSSLIDRAASALREKQSQNISFDNTSIKQGIGGKHKRSKITDVFRQFKREQTALVHAGTWGSGIPESTRHVHVRTALASVIHGRFRSLGFRTKNMSIDALDKQIFERYIDVLQSKDWNNISVLHDLRFTEPQSKFKNLKFLTTMTPAKNLDSALTESYRRDGINGVCSYAIQEARHAVNLWRTKFRPYPISDTDTGYVFSGLRHAVHDAYGIKMPDQRNAANDARVKEFIHASLLDHLKRNELDARNMNTEEAIEIKIVSVNLLTAVGKEKEMIEQQQRAFARANGQEMRIRIADGRGHEKELKVKPSIFTFCTPVNHLSLSKMGRLIGIWRTADSINKKSVKHLIGSIEKNKPIGGLAGDQLRKLNAELANTDGASPAQISKRKVLTEKISLIKELVNQVREIMLKDLHHEVGNEPYKLPTRLLALSNEIGATPAFNCKSGKDRTGQLHVEIRDLYAHLNATGGLLREINAKRQGIAQENFQKLFFAGGDREIQALNTGVAGSKSQLPYYNKLMGVTPQTIDEIKGLSKWVGT; via the coding sequence TTGAAATTGTTAACAGCCCAATCGAGAAATGCGCCTGCGGCAGTGCGCAACACACACAAGAAGGATGAAATCACTGAGAACAACGAGAACGAAGCTGATTATTTTAGCGCCTGTAGCGACACCAGCTACATAGAGGAGCTCGAGCGAAGCTCATCCGGCGAATCGGTATCCACTGCCGATGCGATAGGTTTCAAACTACTTCACTACCAAGCCGCGCTTGAAGTGGTCAACGAAATACTCAAACAAAATTCAAAACCTGATGCCAACATTTCGCTTGAAGAATTCTCCTCGCTAATTGACAGGGCGGCCAGCGCCCTTCGCGAGAAGCAATCGCAGAATATCAGCTTTGACAACACCAGCATCAAGCAAGGCATTGGCGGAAAACACAAGCGGAGCAAGATAACTGATGTTTTCCGGCAATTCAAACGAGAGCAAACGGCGCTGGTTCACGCGGGCACTTGGGGCAGTGGCATCCCGGAGTCGACCCGACATGTTCACGTACGTACGGCCTTGGCCTCAGTAATCCACGGAAGGTTCCGCAGCCTTGGATTTCGAACAAAAAACATGAGTATTGATGCCTTGGACAAACAGATTTTTGAGCGATACATCGATGTACTTCAGTCGAAAGACTGGAACAACATTTCTGTGTTGCATGATCTGCGTTTTACTGAGCCGCAAAGCAAATTCAAGAATTTGAAATTTTTGACAACCATGACTCCCGCAAAAAACCTGGACAGCGCGCTGACGGAGAGTTATCGACGGGATGGTATCAACGGGGTTTGCAGCTACGCAATTCAAGAAGCACGCCATGCAGTGAACTTGTGGAGAACCAAATTCAGACCATATCCAATTTCAGACACTGACACTGGCTATGTGTTCTCCGGGCTAAGGCATGCCGTGCATGATGCGTATGGCATCAAAATGCCTGATCAGCGAAATGCTGCGAATGATGCACGCGTCAAAGAATTTATTCACGCAAGCTTGCTGGATCACTTGAAGCGGAATGAATTGGACGCCCGCAATATGAACACAGAAGAAGCCATTGAAATCAAGATTGTTTCAGTGAATCTGTTGACTGCCGTTGGCAAAGAAAAAGAGATGATTGAGCAGCAACAGCGTGCATTTGCCAGAGCCAATGGGCAAGAAATGCGGATCCGAATTGCCGATGGACGAGGCCACGAGAAAGAGCTGAAAGTTAAACCAAGTATCTTCACTTTTTGCACACCAGTGAATCATTTGTCGCTGAGCAAAATGGGGAGATTGATCGGTATTTGGCGAACAGCAGACTCAATCAACAAAAAATCAGTCAAACACCTGATTGGCTCCATTGAAAAAAACAAACCAATCGGTGGCCTTGCGGGAGACCAACTGCGAAAGTTGAATGCCGAACTGGCCAACACGGACGGAGCGAGCCCTGCACAAATCAGCAAACGCAAGGTACTGACTGAAAAAATAAGCCTGATCAAAGAATTGGTAAACCAGGTGCGGGAAATTATGCTCAAAGACTTGCACCACGAGGTTGGCAATGAACCTTACAAATTGCCCACACGTCTTTTGGCGCTGAGCAATGAAATTGGCGCTACCCCAGCCTTCAATTGCAAAAGCGGCAAAGACAGGACGGGGCAACTTCACGTTGAAATTCGCGACTTGTATGCGCATTTGAACGCAACTGGTGGACTATTGCGTGAAATCAATGCAAAGCGCCAGGGAATCGCCCAGGAAAACTTTCAGAAACTGTTTTTTGCGGGTGGTGATCGTGAAATACAGGCACTCAATACTGGTGTGGCTGGCAGCAAATCCCAACTGCCCTACTACAACAAACTAATGGGTGTGACGCCACAAACTATTGATGAAATCAAAGGCTTGTCGAAATGGGTGGGCACTTGA
- a CDS encoding phosphatidylserine decarboxylase → MNYPHPIIAREGWPFLAIVAILALALQSFGLTFLSVLAWILFIFVLQFFRDPPRYIPAQKNAVVSPADGRIVAVERVEDPYAQREALKISVFMNVFNVHSNRIPIGGEIKSVDYFPGLFVNADLDKASTQNERNAIVIHTESGATVTAVQVAGLIARRILCYVKPSETVEKGQRYGFIRFGSRVDVYLPTDSVPKVAIGDKVSASSTVLAELVS, encoded by the coding sequence ATGAACTATCCACATCCCATCATTGCCCGCGAGGGTTGGCCTTTCCTGGCAATCGTCGCAATCCTGGCGCTTGCACTCCAGTCGTTTGGCCTCACATTCCTGTCGGTCCTTGCCTGGATTCTGTTCATTTTTGTATTGCAGTTTTTCCGTGATCCCCCCCGTTACATTCCTGCCCAGAAGAACGCGGTAGTGTCACCAGCCGACGGGCGCATCGTGGCCGTAGAGCGTGTGGAAGACCCTTATGCCCAGCGTGAAGCCCTGAAGATTTCCGTATTCATGAATGTGTTCAATGTGCACTCCAATCGAATTCCGATCGGCGGTGAGATCAAATCAGTGGATTATTTCCCTGGATTGTTTGTGAATGCAGATCTGGACAAGGCCAGCACCCAAAACGAGCGCAATGCCATTGTTATTCACACTGAAAGCGGGGCAACAGTCACTGCTGTGCAGGTGGCTGGTTTGATCGCCCGCCGAATTCTCTGTTACGTCAAACCAAGCGAGACCGTGGAAAAGGGACAGCGCTATGGTTTCATTCGCTTCGGTTCCCGCGTGGATGTGTATTTGCCCACCGATTCCGTACCCAAAGTCGCCATCGGTGACAAGGTATCTGCGTCCTCAACAGTGTTGGCCGAGTTGGTGTCCTGA
- the pssA gene encoding CDP-diacylglycerol--serine O-phosphatidyltransferase: protein MRFKRNKNRFGAPRAFSSGAARPAGKPHKGVYLLPNLFTTAALFCGFYGIVMAMSQQFTTAAVAIFAALVLDSLDGRVARMTNTQSAFGAEYDSLADMVSFGAAPALIIYEWSLSGMGKLGWVAAFVYLAGAALRLARFNTNAAVVDKAWFQGLPSPAAAALVTGFVWVMDDAKMAGAELDWLAWGITFYAGITMVSNVPFFSGKDFHFRRSVPFLVLALIPLVFALVSQDPPKVLFGVFVLYGLSGYVVYVVRKVKGQGLKGLDIERDEHF from the coding sequence ATGCGATTCAAGCGCAATAAAAACCGGTTTGGTGCTCCAAGGGCTTTTTCGAGTGGTGCGGCCCGTCCGGCTGGAAAACCCCACAAGGGCGTGTATTTGCTACCGAACCTGTTTACTACAGCGGCCTTGTTTTGCGGTTTTTATGGCATTGTGATGGCCATGAGTCAGCAGTTCACCACTGCTGCAGTGGCCATTTTTGCCGCCTTGGTGCTCGACAGCCTGGATGGTCGTGTTGCCCGAATGACCAATACCCAGAGCGCATTCGGTGCCGAGTACGACAGTTTGGCTGACATGGTGTCCTTTGGCGCGGCACCCGCGCTCATTATTTACGAATGGTCACTCAGCGGAATGGGCAAACTGGGCTGGGTTGCCGCTTTCGTTTACCTGGCTGGTGCAGCTTTGCGCCTGGCAAGATTCAATACCAATGCAGCCGTGGTGGACAAAGCCTGGTTTCAGGGCTTGCCCAGCCCTGCTGCAGCCGCTTTGGTGACCGGGTTTGTGTGGGTGATGGACGACGCCAAAATGGCTGGAGCCGAGCTGGATTGGCTGGCTTGGGGTATTACCTTCTACGCCGGGATCACTATGGTGTCCAATGTTCCGTTCTTCAGCGGCAAAGATTTCCATTTCCGCCGCAGTGTTCCCTTCCTTGTGCTCGCCTTGATCCCCTTGGTATTTGCTTTGGTTTCTCAAGATCCCCCCAAGGTGTTGTTCGGCGTTTTTGTACTGTATGGGCTTTCCGGTTATGTGGTGTATGTGGTGCGGAAAGTAAAAGGGCAGGGGCTCAAGGGGCTGGACATCGAAAGGGACGAACATTTTTAA
- a CDS encoding 2-isopropylmalate synthase, with the protein MSDRLIIFDTTLRDGEQSPGASMTREEKIRIAKQLEKLKVDVIEAGFAASSNGDFEAIKSIASVIKDSTVCSLARANDKDITRAGDALAPAERRRIHTFIATSPLHMEVKLRMTPDQVLEQAVKAVKLALQYTDDVEFSAEDGYRSELPFLAKVCEAVIKAGAKTINIPDTVGYAVPSLYGEFMRDLRTLTPNSDKAVWSVHCHNDLGMAVANSLAGVAIGGARQVECTINGLGERAGNCSLEEIVMAVKTRRDFFDLDVGIDTTQIVSASRLVSNITGFVVQPNKAIVGANAFAHASGIHQDGVLKARQTYEIMTAEDVGWSANKIVLGKLSGRNAFKQRLEALGIEMESEQALNDTFQRFKDLADRKAEIFDEDIHALVSGDGAGGESEHYRYVSLVQHSETGERPKARVVFSIDGREVVSESQGNGPVDATVKAIEAEVQSGAELLLFSVNGITSGTTESQGEVTMRLQKGGRIVNGVGADPDIVVASAKAYLSALNKLQSKHEKLNPQV; encoded by the coding sequence ATGTCAGACCGCCTCATCATATTCGATACCACCCTGCGCGACGGCGAACAAAGCCCTGGCGCATCCATGACTCGCGAAGAAAAAATCCGCATCGCCAAGCAGCTGGAAAAACTGAAGGTTGATGTGATAGAGGCCGGTTTCGCCGCCTCCAGCAATGGCGATTTCGAAGCCATCAAATCCATTGCCTCGGTCATCAAAGACTCCACCGTGTGTTCTTTGGCCCGTGCAAACGACAAAGACATTACGCGGGCAGGTGACGCGCTGGCACCCGCCGAGCGCCGCCGCATTCACACCTTCATTGCCACGTCGCCCCTGCACATGGAGGTGAAGCTGCGAATGACGCCCGACCAGGTTCTGGAGCAGGCCGTGAAAGCAGTGAAGCTGGCCTTGCAATACACCGACGATGTCGAGTTTTCCGCTGAAGATGGCTACCGCTCGGAATTGCCTTTCCTTGCCAAGGTTTGTGAGGCGGTCATCAAGGCCGGCGCCAAAACAATCAATATTCCCGACACTGTGGGGTATGCCGTGCCCTCCTTGTATGGAGAGTTCATGCGCGACTTGCGCACCTTGACGCCCAACAGCGACAAGGCGGTGTGGTCCGTTCACTGTCACAACGATTTGGGTATGGCGGTGGCCAACTCCCTGGCGGGCGTGGCCATTGGTGGTGCGCGGCAGGTGGAGTGCACCATCAACGGACTGGGCGAACGCGCAGGCAACTGTTCGCTCGAGGAAATTGTGATGGCGGTTAAAACCCGTCGTGATTTCTTCGATCTGGATGTCGGTATTGATACCACTCAAATTGTGTCTGCCAGCCGCCTGGTCAGCAATATTACGGGCTTTGTGGTTCAGCCCAACAAAGCCATTGTAGGGGCCAACGCCTTTGCCCATGCATCTGGTATTCACCAAGATGGTGTGCTGAAAGCGCGCCAAACCTATGAAATCATGACAGCCGAGGATGTGGGGTGGTCTGCCAATAAAATCGTGTTGGGCAAGCTGTCGGGTCGCAATGCCTTCAAGCAGCGCCTGGAAGCCTTGGGTATTGAAATGGAAAGCGAGCAGGCGTTGAACGACACTTTCCAGCGCTTCAAGGACCTTGCCGACCGTAAAGCCGAAATTTTTGATGAAGATATTCATGCCCTGGTTTCCGGTGACGGCGCAGGTGGAGAGTCCGAGCACTACCGTTATGTGTCTCTGGTTCAGCATTCTGAGACGGGTGAGCGCCCCAAAGCGCGTGTTGTGTTCTCAATCGATGGCCGTGAAGTGGTCTCTGAAAGTCAGGGCAACGGGCCTGTAGACGCCACGGTAAAAGCCATTGAGGCCGAAGTGCAAAGCGGTGCTGAGTTGTTGCTGTTCTCGGTCAACGGCATTACCTCAGGTACCACTGAATCGCAGGGCGAGGTTACGATGCGGCTGCAAAAGGGTGGGCGAATCGTCAATGGCGTGGGTGCAGATCCCGACATTGTGGTTGCCTCAGCCAAGGCTTATCTGTCTGCTCTCAATAAATTGCAGTCAAAGCACGAAAAGTTGAATCCCCAGGTTTGA
- the rpsO gene encoding 30S ribosomal protein S15, with protein sequence MSEINKAAILAEYQRAKGDTGSPEVQVALLTARINSLTDHFKANAKDHHSRRGLLRMVSRRRKLLDYLKRKNADAYRNLISSLGLRK encoded by the coding sequence ATGTCAGAAATCAATAAAGCGGCAATTCTTGCCGAATATCAACGCGCCAAGGGCGACACAGGTTCTCCCGAGGTTCAAGTGGCATTGTTGACAGCCCGAATCAACTCGTTGACCGATCACTTCAAGGCCAACGCCAAAGACCATCACTCACGCCGCGGTTTGCTGCGCATGGTGTCTCGTCGTCGTAAGCTGCTTGATTACCTCAAGCGCAAAAACGCAGATGCCTACCGCAACCTGATCAGCAGCTTGGGTCTACGCAAGTAA